The genomic region ACCAGGAGGAAGTTGGGGGAGGAAGGCGACCATTCTGCCCAGGGCGGTGGGCAGATATTATTGGGTGCAGGCAGTGGATGAAGCCTACTGAACTCCCATTGTCCCTCCACTGTGAGAGCTCGCAAGCATTGGAAGCTCCGGGCGGGTCCCCCACTGTGAACCCTGCCCGGCAGTGCGGCGCCAGCTGTCGCCCGTCCCCAGATATAGGCGGGTGGCTGAGGTGTCGTCACCTGTTCCAGCGGCTGGCAGCTGTCCTCCACCTAGGTAGTCAGTTCTGCAGTTCCATCCGAGACACCAACCCAATCCGCATCACTTCTCAAACTTCCTATCACGACGGCACGCAGTCGCGTCGCGCACGTCCACCTACGCTGCACCGACCGCACGAACCAGGGCAAACGGACGAAGCCCGCGTGCGCATCTctctcgccgctcgcgcGCCCTGCCGTTCTCCCTCACCATGCCGCCATGACGTCCGCGCCCCTCCACCTCACCATCCGCTTCTCAACCTCCATCCCGGACCTCGATCTCGACATTCCCACACCGCATCTCACCACCGTTCTCTCGCTCAAGCATCTCCTCCGTACGCGCCTGTCTACCCCGAACCGGCTGCGCCTCATCCACCAGGGCCGCATCCTGCCCGACACCtccgccctctccgccgtcctcaagccgctcccgccgccgccgccgccactagCCTCCTCAGCGTCCGCAAAACGAAGCGCCCACGATGATGGTCATGGCTCCGCtggcaaggacaagggcaaagccgtcgagggcgccgccccgcctccGCTGCGCATCTACGTAAACTGTTCCATCGGCGATGAGCTCTCCGACGcggacctcgccgccgaggccgcggccgcgcacAACCCGCCTTCGGACCCGTCCACCGGTGATGGCTCCAAGACGCAAGGCGGCATGCCCTCgtccaacggcgccgccaccgcgtcTGGtaccgacgccggcgccgggtcATCCTCGTGGCGCAcacgcccgcgtccacgCGGCTTCGACCGTCTCTTGCAGGCGGGCTTCACGTCGTCGGAGATATCCACGCTGCGTACGCAGTTTGCGTCCATAAATTCAGAACGCTTCGCCCCGGACGCCATGCCCTCGCCCGACACTCTTcgcgggctcgaggacgcgtGGATCGACTccaacgccggcgaggtTCCGTCGCTGGGCGCAGGAGCCGCTGGTGGCGCCaccatcgaggacgagctgagCAGCATGTCGAGCGTGCTGGACATCTTGATCCGAGGCATGATGAttggcttcttcttcccgcTCGGGAGCCTGACGTGGCTCCTGAGGCAGGGAGTCTGGAGCGACAAGTGGCAAATCTTTGTCGGATCAGGCGTCGTCCTCAGCCTGACGGTAGGCATCGTCATGGGCATTTCCGGCGAGCGGTGATGACCGATGAACAGTGGAACCTACCGTGTATGCTGCGCCATCTACAACTTGCAGCGAAATTTGGTCTGGGCAAGGGCGTTTGGAATGGGGCGGGGACACTTTTGGAATTGCAGTAGCACATATAAGGCGCGGCAAGGGGAGACCGAGGATAGCGGTCCGCTGAAGACAGCATCAAGAGTCCCGTGGCCCTAGAAAGAACCGCGGGTAAGGCGCCGAAAGATATGAGAGTTGGGAGGGCGGCCTGTTCAGTCACCATGATCTATGCAATAATGAACCTCTGGGCGTCAAATTCACGGacgctcttcttcttccccccgCTGTGTCTTCCTTCTGCGCGGCGCTTCCCGTCAGGACGTAGCCCCTTCGGTTGGCCATCAACTTGATACCGTTTCGCAGAAACGTCGTCGAGTAATGCGTGTGGCTTCTTGACGCCCTCTCAGGCGTACACCCGTGTATCCTGCTGAAGTCGCTGACCTCGACTTGGCCTGGACGAGCCTCTAGGGAAACAAAGTGAGGATTCGCTTTGGCTGTCATTGTGCAgttgggtggtggtgacccTCGGTGCGTAGCAAACGGCAAACCATCAAAGGTCCTGCGATCGGGACTTTTGAGATTTCAAGCCTCCCGCAACCGTCAACTACATAGCACCAAGTAATCCAGTAATGACTGGTACAGTACTAAGCCTATACTGTAGATCCGCACCAGATTACGGAGTAGTTCCTTCACAAAGGGTGGCGACAATGAAGGTGTGAATGGCTGCCCATCTCGATCTCGACCTGTTCAATGGTTCGAAAGGAGGTGTAAGCGCAGGCCAGCGCACGACGAGGCGTTGAAAGAGACAGGCAGGAGCCCCGTCCTGTGCATAGCCTTGGGCAATCCATATCAAGTAGAAGGGACTTTGAAACAGCATACTGGCCTACAAAGTACATGAAGGCAGGCGACCATCCTTTCGCCTCTGGAAACAAAGGGCCTTGGTGTAAAGACCAGAAGCAGAGGCTCCGACGGCGATATATAAAAAGGTAAGTGGACTTGGCTGCCCCTTCTGCTTGATTCAAAATCTGTACCCAGAAACACTTCGACCGCATCCTCAGCTGTTACCACATCTCTCTAATCCACTTACACGTTGTGTCTTCGCCCCAACAAAAATGATCCAGGAACGCCTCAACGACGCTGCCATCGCCCTGCATCGGGTGTTGGGCCGAGAACACATACGCTTTGGCATCTTTGGGGGGTACGCCATCGGAGCCACCGGCGGTGTCCGCGAGAGCAAGGGGGTTGACTGCTTGGTTTCGGCGTCCAAGGCTCAGATCATGCAGCTCTTGACCAGCCGCCACGGCTTCCAAGCGATCCCCTCCCGGAGTCGACAAGAAGACCATGTAGCCTTCCAATGGTCTGACCGCCCCGACGGACGGGATGCTGTTGTGGTGGCAATGTATTTCGAAAGGTTCCCAGGTGAGTGGAACCCAAACATATATAGGTTCTCGTCATAGCGGGAAACGCTAATTGGTATTCCCTCTGTCTCCAGGATCACGACACGCcctgggcgccggcgcttgCAACCACGTGGCCATCCACGGTCGTTCCCTCGGCCCCGGCACGAGTTCCTTCCTCAAGCCCTTCCTTCTCTTCAAGAGCAAGCTCTgtgccgcggcgacgagggttAGTCTCCACGACTCGGTCGATCTGAGGCTGTTGGCCCGCAGGCACGGGGCCGTCATCAAGTGTCATGCCAAGGAGCTCAACTTGGAGCACGTGGGATTGGCCATGAAGCGGTACCCCGATTTGGGACGACTGTTCGAGGGGCTCGGGGTCGACGTGCAAAAGGCGATGGGGAGGGCGCAGCATCTCGATCCGCaccatcttcctcgtccgGCTTCTGGGGATGTTCAAAGGGGGCTCCTTGGatagtttttttttttcacaCAATTGTTCATGGCTTGCGATCTTGTTCCTTGGCCTAGACGGCCCGGCGACTAGAATAGTGGCGGAGAGAAGAGGCACACACATTCCACAGCACGCAGCTTTGATGGCGTTGTGCAAGAGGTCCCCCTCCCTTCACCGGAAGCGTGGACACCTTGCACGCTCATGGTGGTCCTGACGCTGCAAAAAGATTCCCATCGCGTTACGGTGCAAAATCACGTTTTGTATGAATGCATATCAAGTGACCATGGATAGCCGACATGGATGTGGACCGTTAGATCTGTTTTGAGTATACATTGCGCTTACACCAACGGGGCGACGCCAAAACACTAAAGAAAGTCTTGACATCACGTTGACTCCGGCGCGgagacgccctcgagctAGGTATGTACGTCACGACTCAGGGCCACGCCCGTTGACATCGTCTTGTCTCCATCTCGATCGACTTTTAGATGCTGAAAGAACGCGGGGAACGAATTGCTTaggagctgcgcgagaaCTTTGACGCGAGGTACGTTTTGTTCGTTTGTTCGTCGGGAGGGGGGGGTCTGGCTGAATGACTGACATGCGGCTCGTTCGGTGTATAATGGTCGGATTTAGCGGTGGCAACACACGAATAGCTGATTCGGCGACTGACAGGCAACACATCTTCTATTCACGACGCGTAAAAGACATTCTCGATGGAAAACCAAAGTGGTCTGGCCTGGATGAAAAGTCTGAACGACTGCAAGACACTTAGTGTCCATCCACCTGGTCAAGGCTCCTTTCTTTCTTGACTCTCTGTAGCGAAGCGTGTTTGGAGTTGTCGGCACATAGCTCGTGGCGAAAATGAGATTATCGTATCATTGAGAATCTGCCTCCTgagggcaggcaaggcagcgCCGAACTCGGGTCCTGCATCCGCCACTTGGCTCTGCTACGACTGTCGCTCTCACTCCTACAAACATATATACACTAACGTGACATGAGCGTGCCATGACAAACCCCAGAGACCCTCACCGTCAATCATGCAAATGAAGCCGtgcgccgcccatgatgTTTGACGCCAGATAAAATAGGTACCCAATGCAAACTCCCCCTCGCCCCGGAGACCCGCGTAATATTGCCTCCAGCGCTTACAGGTACAGACTCTGTGCGGCAACAATGTCTCTGCGCACCTTCTGCAGACTCTCCTCAAACTTCTTCGTCAGGTCATCGTTGCCCAtgaccttggcggcctgggccATCTGCCGCAGTAGCTCCTCCAGCCGGCGGAACAGGCGGATGAGCGAGCCCTCATACGTGTTTGTCATTTTGCTTCATCATGTTAGCCGCTGACGGTGCAAAGTCGTCTCACGATACCAAGGCAACTTACCAGATCTCAGAGAACGGCCGGCCGTTAGCCCATGCGTAAACCGTCTCCATCAACTGCCATTTCAGGCTCTGCACGTAATCTTCCTCGTTCACATCCAGCTTGC from Purpureocillium takamizusanense chromosome 12, complete sequence harbors:
- a CDS encoding uncharacterized protein (COG:S~EggNog:ENOG503P21M~TransMembrane:2 (o264-283i295-314o)~BUSCO:EOG092640WA) encodes the protein MTSAPLHLTIRFSTSIPDLDLDIPTPHLTTVLSLKHLLRTRLSTPNRLRLIHQGRILPDTSALSAVLKPLPPPPPPLASSASAKRSAHDDGHGSAGKDKGKAVEGAAPPPLRIYVNCSIGDELSDADLAAEAAAAHNPPSDPSTGDGSKTQGGMPSSNGAATASGTDAGAGSSSWRTRPRPRGFDRLLQAGFTSSEISTLRTQFASINSERFAPDAMPSPDTLRGLEDAWIDSNAGEVPSLGAGAAGGATIEDELSSMSSVLDILIRGMMIGFFFPLGSLTWLLRQGVWSDKWQIFVGSGVVLSLTVGIVMGISGER
- a CDS encoding uncharacterized protein (EggNog:ENOG503P1WM) gives rise to the protein MIQERLNDAAIALHRVLGREHIRFGIFGGYAIGATGGVRESKGVDCLVSASKAQIMQLLTSRHGFQAIPSRSRQEDHVAFQWSDRPDGRDAVVVAMYFERFPGSRHALGAGACNHVAIHGRSLGPGTSSFLKPFLLFKSKLCAAATRVSLHDSVDLRLLARRHGAVIKCHAKELNLEHVGLAMKRYPDLGRLFEGLGVDVQKAMGRAQHLDPHHLPRPASGDVQRGLLG